The Pyrenophora tritici-repentis strain M4 chromosome 2, whole genome shotgun sequence genome window below encodes:
- a CDS encoding Hemerythrin domain containing protein has translation MSSDRSTTTKWADTPFALLKIPGQPGAQTCENPGLLHIVAEMANAHNVLIRGLNAFYNQAPFVGIPSDVSDLMLYIAAWADSVHHHHHLEETLFFPDVEAAAKEASLTFDAQVNVEQHHDFEPKMADMVEWVKSVSDGKATYGSEQLKRMVDSFAPILVQHLHDEIGTLMVLEKCDGEKLRKAMNKVGETSAKTIDPYLVAPLILGCGDRGYPGNRDFPPVPFFLPWLNACWFERRHRGSWRFNPSDHWGYPRPLHFHSHDR, from the exons ATGAGCTCCGATAGATCCACCACTACCAAATGGGCAGACACTCCCTTCGCGCTTCTCAAGATTCCTGGTCAACCAGGTGCTCAAACATGCGAGAATCCTGGCCTCCTTCACATAGTCGCGGAAATGGCAAACGCCCACAATGTCCTCATTCGTGGTCTCAACGCCTTCTACAACCAAGCGCCCTTCGTTGGCATTCCTAGTGATGTTTCCGATCTCATGCTATACATCGCGGCGTGGGCGGACAGCGTGCATCACCACCATCATCTCGAGGAAACACTCTTCTTCCCGGACGTGGAGGCTGCAGCGAAGGAAGCAAGCCTAACATTCGACGCGCAGGTCAATGTGGAACAACATCATGACTTTGAACCCAAGATGGCGGACATGGTAGAGTGGGTCAAGAGCGTTTCTGACGGCAAGGCGACATATGGCAGCGAGCAGCTGAAGAGGATGGTAGATAGCTTTGCGCCGATCCTAGTGCAGCATTTACACGATGAGATCGGTACTCTGATGGTCTTGGAGAAATGCGATGGAGAAAAGCTGAGGAAGGCTATGAATAAAGTCGGCGAGACGAGCGCCAAGACCATTGATCCG TATCTTGTTGCTCCGTTAATACTGGGATGTGGCGATAGAGGATATCCTGGTAACCGCGACTTCCCGCCTGTACCCTTCTTCCTCCCGTGGTTGAACGCATGTTGGTTTGAGAGGAGGCACAGAGGGTCCTGGCGATTCAACCCAAGTGACCATTGGGGTTATCCAAGGCCGCTGCACTTTCATTCGCATGATCGTTGA